One stretch of Pseudovibrio brasiliensis DNA includes these proteins:
- a CDS encoding NCS1 family transporter, with protein sequence MAQTQVMDETSRGQSRLMEPAILPVWLNQRAISNRGYIGLWISMAVIIATFQLGAGGVAGLPLPIVIATIFFANLLLGIVMAMTADIGTEHGISFAVYLRAPFGTVGTHIPSITRGIVAAIWFGIQTYLGALALNGIFSYLTGFDNWVIWYIGFAVLQVINTAMGIRAVERLAKIAAPAIMAISVWMYFTLDGLATASGKDIWSFAGDAEISIVALFVANMAFWSSLAVDIPNITRFLKVEAGTKSFFKRNKNVFLAQFIALPVVQSWIALIGAVSFIAAGDWNPITVIQGQGTGITLVVLLVMVVLAQWSTNTSANLIPAALTFVNAGAPWITYAMGLVLAAIVGTLAMPWLILDHLFTYLGLYGAMLASLGGIMICDYFVIRKRRLNVPELYEEEGQFKYIAGCNPAGLIAWVVGGALAIYAIDLSYFVGFFTAFALYWVLMKAWILPKFKQDELVHTDDEKYLATSINRNWVYLDGQGMVKMDCSSIPAHALSREDL encoded by the coding sequence ATGGCGCAAACCCAAGTTATGGATGAGACTTCGCGCGGCCAATCCCGCCTCATGGAGCCAGCCATCCTTCCCGTCTGGCTTAATCAACGTGCCATCTCCAATCGCGGTTACATTGGACTTTGGATCTCGATGGCGGTGATCATCGCAACCTTCCAGCTGGGTGCTGGCGGTGTGGCGGGTCTCCCTCTCCCAATCGTTATTGCAACAATCTTCTTCGCCAACCTGCTGCTGGGCATCGTTATGGCGATGACAGCAGACATCGGCACCGAGCACGGCATTTCCTTCGCCGTTTACCTGCGTGCGCCGTTTGGCACCGTGGGCACACACATTCCATCCATCACCCGCGGCATCGTGGCGGCCATCTGGTTTGGCATTCAGACCTACCTTGGCGCACTGGCGCTGAACGGCATCTTCTCCTACCTCACCGGTTTTGATAACTGGGTGATCTGGTACATCGGCTTTGCCGTGCTGCAGGTGATCAACACCGCCATGGGCATTCGCGCCGTTGAGCGCCTTGCGAAAATCGCAGCTCCGGCCATCATGGCCATCTCTGTGTGGATGTACTTCACCCTTGATGGTCTTGCGACAGCGAGCGGAAAAGACATCTGGTCCTTTGCAGGCGATGCAGAGATTTCCATCGTCGCCCTGTTTGTTGCCAATATGGCCTTCTGGTCTTCTCTGGCGGTAGACATTCCAAACATCACCCGCTTCCTGAAAGTAGAAGCTGGCACCAAGAGCTTCTTCAAGCGCAACAAGAATGTGTTTCTGGCACAGTTCATCGCCCTGCCAGTGGTGCAGAGCTGGATCGCGCTGATCGGTGCTGTCTCCTTCATCGCAGCAGGTGACTGGAACCCGATCACCGTTATTCAGGGTCAGGGCACCGGCATCACCTTGGTGGTTCTGCTGGTCATGGTCGTGCTGGCACAGTGGTCCACCAACACCAGTGCGAACCTGATCCCAGCAGCGCTGACCTTCGTGAACGCAGGCGCTCCATGGATCACCTACGCCATGGGTCTGGTTCTGGCAGCAATCGTCGGTACACTGGCAATGCCTTGGCTGATCCTTGATCACCTCTTCACATATCTTGGCCTTTACGGCGCCATGCTCGCCTCACTGGGTGGCATCATGATCTGTGATTACTTCGTGATCCGCAAACGCCGCCTGAACGTGCCAGAGCTTTATGAGGAAGAAGGCCAGTTCAAGTACATTGCAGGCTGCAACCCAGCTGGCCTGATTGCCTGGGTCGTAGGCGGTGCACTGGCGATCTACGCCATCGACCTTTCCTACTTCGTTGGCTTCTTCACCGCCTTTGCGCTCTACTGGGTGCTGATGAAGGCCTGGATCCTGCCGAAGTTCAAACAGGATGAGCTGGTGCATACGGATGATGAGAAGTATCTGGCAACCAGCATCAACCGCAACTGGGTGTATCTGGACGGTCAGGGCATGGTGAAAATGGATTGCTCCAGCATTCCGGCCCACGCGCTTTCCCGCGAAGACCTCTAG
- a CDS encoding VOC family protein, with product MLKFDHITVIAPTLRDGVKHVEDCLGLQVPFGVCHDYMGTHNHRLQLGGTLYLEVVALDPTCPAPNRARWFGLDDQKTIETEWNAGRRLRGWVAGVESIVPIITKHPNIFGEHVPLPQCDPEFAFSIAKDGSLPLEGAAPSLIDRYGVPENPSDIPDLGARLETFTLEHPEPEAIKALYSDLAINFPIEVIYGPTIRYTAKIRTPTGLRELT from the coding sequence ATGTTAAAATTTGACCATATCACGGTGATTGCGCCGACCTTAAGGGATGGCGTCAAGCACGTTGAAGACTGCCTTGGTCTTCAGGTTCCTTTTGGTGTTTGTCATGATTACATGGGAACACACAATCATCGCCTCCAGCTCGGTGGAACGCTCTATCTTGAAGTCGTTGCACTTGATCCAACCTGCCCCGCTCCCAACCGAGCACGATGGTTTGGTCTGGATGATCAGAAGACCATCGAAACCGAGTGGAACGCTGGCCGGCGTTTAAGAGGTTGGGTTGCTGGCGTGGAATCCATCGTTCCAATCATCACCAAACATCCCAATATTTTTGGAGAGCATGTTCCTCTGCCTCAGTGCGATCCCGAGTTTGCCTTTTCGATTGCCAAGGATGGAAGCCTTCCGCTGGAGGGTGCTGCTCCTTCTCTGATTGACCGTTATGGCGTGCCTGAAAACCCCTCAGACATTCCGGATCTGGGCGCACGGCTCGAGACGTTTACTTTGGAGCATCCTGAACCTGAAGCCATAAAAGCGCTCTATAGCGACCTCGCAATTAACTTTCCAATCGAAGTTATTTATGGCCCGACAATCAGATACACAGCTAAGATCCGCACACCTACAGGGTTGAGGGAGTTAACGTGA
- a CDS encoding DUF3592 domain-containing protein, whose protein sequence is MTEYFKLLAEGHRDTILLTAAGYFALMGVCSLIYMYRISKWPSVIGKLHEESVHGWGGGSHDGTNYRAKVHYSYSVDGVPYENNRINVWHVQVSYNLRALLRWQLRYIDHHHNSEVTVFYHPGKPQKAYLVAPGWKQMALVFMLSFGSAALILSAL, encoded by the coding sequence ATGACCGAATATTTTAAACTTCTTGCCGAAGGCCACCGTGATACGATTTTACTGACAGCCGCCGGATACTTCGCACTGATGGGTGTGTGCTCGTTGATATACATGTACCGGATAAGCAAATGGCCGAGTGTCATCGGTAAATTGCATGAAGAATCGGTCCATGGCTGGGGTGGTGGCTCACATGATGGAACAAATTACAGAGCGAAGGTGCATTACAGCTACTCTGTTGATGGTGTGCCCTATGAAAACAATAGGATTAACGTCTGGCACGTCCAAGTGTCTTATAATCTGCGGGCATTGTTGAGATGGCAGCTCCGCTACATAGATCACCACCACAACTCAGAGGTAACAGTATTCTACCACCCTGGTAAGCCGCAAAAGGCCTACCTGGTTGCTCCCGGATGGAAGCAAATGGCACTGGTATTCATGCTGAGTTTTGGTAGTGCAGCGCTTATCCTCTCAGCATTGTAA
- a CDS encoding MarR family winged helix-turn-helix transcriptional regulator — protein sequence MNDLPASMLVLFQFQEILGRIHKSYSEYADKLTPTETNMLLHLGTPVRMGKLADLLFCLPSNVTVLVDKFEKLGLLQRQRSEEDRRAIEVALTDKGHELRNKTIAHISKVIEEQSGLDQGDFEKILEVLKQKSIIAGSCGACPSAEG from the coding sequence ATGAACGACTTACCAGCCAGCATGCTTGTGCTTTTCCAGTTTCAGGAAATTCTGGGCCGCATTCACAAATCCTACTCTGAGTACGCTGATAAGCTCACCCCTACAGAAACCAATATGCTGCTGCATCTGGGCACGCCTGTGCGCATGGGAAAGCTGGCAGACCTGCTGTTCTGCCTGCCCTCCAACGTGACTGTACTGGTCGATAAGTTCGAGAAACTCGGGCTTTTGCAGCGCCAACGCTCAGAAGAAGACCGCCGCGCAATCGAAGTTGCGCTGACAGACAAGGGACACGAGCTACGCAACAAAACGATCGCACACATCTCTAAAGTCATCGAAGAGCAATCCGGCCTGGATCAGGGAGACTTCGAGAAGATTCTGGAGGTGCTGAAGCAAAAGTCGATTATTGCCGGTTCCTGTGGGGCTTGCCCATCCGCTGAGGGTTAA
- a CDS encoding NAD(P)/FAD-dependent oxidoreductase, with protein sequence MSKSVVIYGGGVAGAVLATQLAKHANVQLVSPLDYFEVPMAMPRVAVQSDYAHQAVIPFHSFLKDVDFIHGKLERFTGETGHVVSADGTERTIEADISILATGSRYPSDLIRPIEGSTKDRHAAFKSTHGAIEAAHKILLVGGGPVGIELAGEISESFPGKSVTLVESSSEVLKGTSRKTANHAVKVLQQRGVKFILGERVLWPEPSSSQKAEAGQAKLSSGAVVEYDLIIWCIGGKPNTDYMQQDLAHLLDARGYIAVEETFQMKGKNNVFALGDIAGIDEVKKALYVRGHVKTVAHNVQQLLKSPQARLKSYKPKTNDTMMLVTLGSGGGVADIPPVGTVKANWFARMAKAKTMLVPMYRKALGASAKA encoded by the coding sequence ATGTCCAAGTCAGTTGTGATTTATGGTGGTGGTGTTGCCGGTGCGGTCCTTGCCACGCAGCTTGCAAAACACGCGAACGTGCAGCTTGTGAGCCCGCTTGATTATTTTGAGGTGCCCATGGCGATGCCACGGGTGGCCGTGCAGTCAGACTATGCCCACCAAGCGGTCATCCCGTTTCATTCCTTTCTGAAGGACGTGGACTTCATTCACGGCAAATTAGAGCGGTTTACTGGTGAGACAGGGCATGTGGTGTCAGCAGATGGCACAGAACGGACTATTGAAGCGGATATCTCCATTCTCGCCACTGGCAGTCGTTATCCCTCTGACCTGATCCGTCCGATTGAGGGCTCCACGAAAGATCGGCATGCGGCGTTCAAATCAACCCATGGTGCCATTGAGGCAGCTCACAAGATCCTGCTGGTTGGTGGTGGTCCGGTTGGGATTGAACTGGCCGGTGAAATCAGTGAGAGTTTTCCGGGCAAATCCGTCACTCTGGTGGAATCCAGCAGTGAGGTGTTGAAGGGAACCTCCCGCAAAACAGCCAATCATGCGGTGAAGGTGCTGCAGCAGCGCGGTGTCAAGTTTATACTGGGTGAGCGGGTGCTTTGGCCGGAACCATCCTCCTCTCAGAAAGCAGAGGCCGGACAGGCCAAGCTCTCCAGCGGGGCAGTGGTGGAGTATGACCTGATCATCTGGTGCATCGGCGGCAAACCCAACACGGACTACATGCAACAGGATCTGGCTCATCTGCTGGATGCACGCGGCTATATCGCCGTAGAAGAAACGTTCCAGATGAAGGGCAAGAACAACGTGTTCGCTCTTGGTGATATCGCCGGGATTGATGAGGTGAAGAAGGCGCTTTATGTGCGCGGACATGTGAAGACCGTGGCTCACAACGTGCAGCAATTGCTCAAGAGCCCACAGGCGAGACTGAAGAGCTATAAGCCCAAAACCAACGATACTATGATGCTGGTCACTCTTGGCAGTGGGGGCGGTGTTGCGGATATTCCGCCGGTTGGCACCGTCAAAGCAAACTGGTTTGCTCGCATGGCCAAGGCGAAGACAATGTTGGTCCCCATGTACCGCAAAGCGCTCGGCGCCTCTGCGAAGGCATAG
- a CDS encoding NAD(P)-dependent oxidoreductase has protein sequence MKLGILGASGFVGRELCKAALAQGHDVRALVRNARSAEQVPEGVEVIFGDYFSAASLRELVDGVDAVLTTIGPPETRRSPLKPADFEKAMQQLVAAMQEAGVIRVIHLASAGTRYGEEPLALSRKLMRSILSVIVPVVIPSKEAELRVLSESDLNWTSIRPPLIATNVKGQLQASEMKTQGFRVDVTQLSAFMLRVVLDERWFKTAPFVGTR, from the coding sequence ATGAAACTGGGAATACTGGGCGCTTCCGGTTTTGTAGGCCGGGAGTTATGCAAAGCCGCGCTGGCACAGGGCCATGACGTGCGAGCCCTCGTCCGCAATGCTCGCTCTGCTGAGCAGGTGCCGGAGGGTGTTGAGGTGATCTTTGGTGATTACTTCAGTGCCGCAAGTCTGCGGGAACTGGTGGATGGCGTCGATGCTGTGCTCACCACCATCGGCCCACCGGAAACACGGCGTTCACCGCTGAAACCTGCAGACTTTGAAAAAGCCATGCAGCAGCTTGTGGCAGCGATGCAAGAGGCTGGTGTAATCCGTGTGATCCATCTGGCAAGCGCGGGTACGCGGTACGGTGAGGAGCCGCTCGCTCTCAGCCGCAAACTGATGCGGTCCATCCTCAGCGTGATCGTGCCAGTAGTGATCCCGTCCAAAGAAGCGGAGCTGCGCGTGCTGTCAGAGTCCGACCTCAACTGGACCTCCATCCGCCCGCCGTTGATCGCCACCAATGTAAAAGGTCAGCTGCAAGCCAGTGAGATGAAGACGCAAGGCTTCCGTGTGGACGTCACCCAGCTCAGCGCTTTCATGCTGCGGGTGGTTCTGGATGAGCGCTGGTTCAAAACTGCGCCGTTTGTGGGGACGCGGTAG
- a CDS encoding NAD-dependent epimerase/dehydratase family protein, whose amino-acid sequence MRVLVVGGTGFLGGAITETLTSAGHEVSVLVRGNTNRSLPNGVKAITADRHGDLSILQEQQFDWAFDTCAFEPDGVRHLLEALGDNLQRYVFISSISTYGTFTKPLLNEQDTVPLPTEEDLALARNLEPQDRSSAHSYGASYGRLKYACELAAEDMLGHRVTSLRVGLLVGAGDYSDRLTWWVRRIDQATADKPEVPAPAPASRNVQMIDVRDVAEFALACAEEKRGGIWNVTSAPMQLGDLLRQIISVSGSPARLKWVNEERILEAGVQPWTDLPAMIPSTSDYTHFMNVDTARAEAAGLACRPLPKTLEPLLAWDRTRRDVPLKCGLSAEQEAALFEERSQAEV is encoded by the coding sequence ATGCGGGTTTTGGTTGTCGGTGGAACTGGGTTTTTGGGCGGTGCGATAACAGAGACACTTACCAGCGCAGGACATGAAGTATCGGTGCTGGTGCGCGGCAACACCAACCGCTCCCTGCCAAATGGCGTGAAGGCCATCACAGCGGACCGGCATGGTGATCTGAGCATCTTGCAGGAGCAGCAGTTCGACTGGGCTTTCGACACTTGCGCGTTTGAACCGGACGGTGTGCGCCATCTACTTGAAGCGCTAGGAGACAACCTGCAGCGCTACGTGTTCATCTCCTCCATCTCCACCTATGGCACCTTCACCAAGCCCTTGCTGAATGAGCAGGATACGGTGCCGCTACCAACCGAGGAAGATCTTGCGCTCGCCCGCAATCTGGAGCCGCAGGATCGCAGCTCGGCACATTCCTACGGCGCCTCCTATGGCCGCCTCAAGTATGCCTGCGAGCTTGCAGCAGAAGACATGCTTGGACATCGGGTGACGTCTCTGCGTGTAGGGCTGCTGGTCGGTGCGGGAGATTATTCGGATCGATTGACCTGGTGGGTCCGCCGGATTGATCAGGCCACAGCTGACAAGCCAGAGGTACCAGCCCCAGCTCCAGCCTCTCGAAATGTGCAGATGATTGATGTGCGGGATGTGGCGGAGTTTGCTCTGGCCTGCGCAGAGGAAAAACGCGGAGGGATCTGGAATGTGACCAGCGCGCCGATGCAACTGGGCGATTTGCTTCGGCAGATCATTTCGGTCTCCGGCTCCCCTGCTCGCCTGAAGTGGGTGAACGAGGAACGCATTCTGGAAGCTGGCGTTCAGCCGTGGACGGACCTTCCCGCCATGATCCCGTCCACCTCCGACTACACACACTTCATGAACGTGGACACCGCCCGCGCAGAGGCCGCAGGATTGGCCTGTCGACCACTTCCCAAAACGCTTGAGCCGTTGCTTGCATGGGATCGGACACGCCGGGATGTTCCGCTGAAATGCGGCCTGTCAGCTGAGCAAGAAGCAGCTCTGTTCGAAGAACGCTCTCAGGCAGAGGTTTGA
- a CDS encoding RNA ligase RtcB family protein, which yields MGNLRLDCAGSATVAPAPIHRFYGTSAWILGDAEVQLNKLAQLEAVGQIAAFPDLHPGPVGVAILSDKVHPHMIGNDIGCGMTVFRTSLSAHKLKPQKLADRLRVLQDYTDPAEGQAHLRSAGLPDDLAATAIGTIGGGNHFCEVQVLAETPDVELAAKAGVAKGDVLLFVHSGSRSFGASIFADYAEFGPEGLAAEDERTTAYLKLHDLAVRWASLNRQIIAERAAAALRCDVELVVDSSHNLIERYGDGFLHRKGAAKADVDLVPLAGSRDAKSFLLKPTGTKPEALASLAHGAGRKYDRASMHGRIAKQKSVRNALSRTSFGGRVVCEDKQLLVEEAPQAYKNSEDVLAQLVEAELATCVGVMTPVVTFKTARGAEERRGKR from the coding sequence ATGGGCAATTTACGCTTGGATTGTGCGGGCAGCGCTACAGTTGCGCCTGCGCCAATCCATCGATTTTACGGGACTTCCGCCTGGATCCTTGGGGATGCAGAAGTCCAACTCAACAAACTTGCGCAGCTTGAGGCGGTCGGCCAGATCGCTGCGTTTCCTGATCTTCATCCCGGTCCGGTGGGTGTTGCCATCCTGTCTGACAAGGTGCACCCGCACATGATCGGCAATGATATCGGCTGTGGAATGACCGTGTTCCGTACCTCTTTGAGCGCCCACAAGCTGAAGCCGCAAAAGCTGGCAGACCGCTTGCGCGTGTTGCAGGACTACACGGATCCGGCTGAGGGGCAGGCGCATTTGCGCAGTGCCGGCTTGCCAGATGATCTGGCAGCCACGGCCATCGGCACCATCGGTGGCGGCAACCACTTCTGCGAAGTGCAGGTTCTGGCAGAAACGCCGGATGTGGAGCTTGCTGCCAAGGCTGGTGTTGCTAAAGGCGACGTGCTGCTCTTCGTCCACTCCGGCTCTCGTTCCTTCGGAGCCAGCATCTTTGCTGATTATGCAGAGTTTGGTCCGGAAGGGCTGGCTGCAGAGGATGAGCGCACTACGGCTTATCTCAAACTGCATGATTTGGCAGTGCGATGGGCAAGCCTGAACCGGCAGATCATTGCAGAACGAGCAGCCGCTGCTCTGCGTTGTGATGTGGAGCTGGTGGTCGACAGCAGTCATAACCTCATTGAGCGGTATGGCGATGGCTTCCTGCACCGCAAAGGGGCAGCTAAAGCGGATGTTGACCTCGTGCCGCTGGCAGGCTCTCGCGATGCAAAGAGCTTTCTGTTGAAGCCAACCGGCACCAAACCGGAGGCATTGGCATCTCTGGCACATGGAGCGGGCCGCAAATACGACCGTGCCTCCATGCATGGCCGGATTGCCAAGCAGAAATCCGTTCGCAATGCTTTGTCACGCACCTCTTTCGGAGGCCGTGTGGTCTGTGAGGACAAACAGCTCCTCGTGGAAGAGGCTCCACAAGCCTACAAGAATTCTGAGGATGTTCTTGCGCAGCTGGTTGAGGCAGAGCTGGCCACGTGTGTTGGGGTGATGACGCCTGTTGTCACGTTCAAAACCGCGCGTGGGGCAGAAGAGCGGAGGGGCAAGCGATGA
- the prfH gene encoding peptide chain release factor H has protein sequence MTEKTAVRLLLSSGDGPAECRLALCHSVAAMKKTAKKLGLSFASDPERADLSANVASAEVALVGEGAKAFARAWCGTIKWTCQSPFRPNHKRQNWFIGVYELPVSTAEAGEFNAEDLRFETLRAGGPGGQHQNKTESAVRVTHVPTGLSVVARDERSQHRNKQIALQRLQEKLAGLSAEEDARMRKSERLLHHQLERGNPVRCFKGERFKEV, from the coding sequence ATGACGGAAAAAACAGCCGTTCGTCTGCTGTTGTCATCGGGAGACGGGCCTGCGGAATGCAGGCTCGCCCTTTGCCACAGCGTTGCAGCCATGAAGAAAACAGCAAAAAAGCTTGGGCTCTCCTTTGCCAGTGATCCGGAACGTGCTGACCTTTCTGCAAATGTTGCTTCTGCTGAAGTGGCACTTGTGGGTGAGGGGGCCAAGGCTTTTGCCAGGGCATGGTGCGGCACGATCAAATGGACTTGCCAGAGCCCCTTCCGCCCCAACCATAAACGGCAGAACTGGTTCATCGGCGTCTATGAGCTGCCAGTCTCGACAGCAGAAGCTGGAGAGTTCAACGCAGAAGACCTGCGCTTTGAAACTCTGCGGGCTGGTGGGCCGGGTGGTCAGCACCAGAACAAGACCGAAAGTGCGGTACGGGTCACCCACGTGCCCACAGGCCTTTCCGTTGTTGCGCGGGACGAACGCTCCCAACACCGCAACAAGCAGATTGCCCTGCAGCGTTTGCAGGAAAAGCTCGCAGGTCTTTCAGCGGAAGAAGATGCGCGCATGCGGAAATCCGAGCGCTTGCTCCATCACCAACTGGAGCGCGGCAATCCGGTACGGTGTTTCAAAGGAGAGCGGTTTAAGGAAGTCTGA
- a CDS encoding NUDIX domain-containing protein: MTDIVNGMLVQNGRVLMGLRSASRKNYPGLWSFVGGHVEAGETLEQALIRELGEEVGIKAQRFAKVFEFTAPAPSGEGSITFHLFTVDQWQGTPENLGDEHSEVRWVAFEEAIRLPGIAFAEYQNVFEKLKEEGALQ, encoded by the coding sequence TTGACTGATATTGTGAATGGTATGCTGGTGCAAAACGGGCGTGTTCTCATGGGCCTGCGCTCTGCATCGCGGAAAAACTATCCCGGCCTCTGGAGCTTTGTGGGTGGGCACGTTGAAGCCGGAGAAACGCTGGAGCAGGCTCTGATCAGAGAGCTTGGCGAGGAAGTTGGCATCAAAGCGCAACGGTTTGCGAAGGTCTTCGAGTTTACAGCACCTGCCCCAAGCGGTGAGGGCTCAATCACGTTTCACTTATTTACGGTCGACCAATGGCAGGGCACGCCGGAGAACCTGGGCGATGAGCACTCTGAAGTGCGGTGGGTGGCGTTTGAAGAAGCGATCAGACTGCCCGGTATTGCCTTTGCTGAGTATCAGAATGTCTTTGAGAAACTGAAAGAAGAAGGAGCGCTTCAATAG
- a CDS encoding DUF2061 domain-containing protein, with amino-acid sequence MDSASRIFTKSVTWQVMGLVSMTLIGFVFTGSVTVGGGIAIVSSILGFIFYFLHELVWSNIKWGRKIAVPEAQQESQS; translated from the coding sequence ATGGATTCAGCTTCACGCATTTTTACAAAATCAGTTACCTGGCAGGTTATGGGCCTCGTCTCTATGACGTTGATCGGCTTTGTGTTTACCGGCTCAGTCACCGTGGGCGGAGGCATTGCAATCGTCAGCTCCATCCTCGGCTTTATCTTCTATTTCCTGCACGAGTTGGTTTGGTCCAACATCAAATGGGGTCGCAAAATCGCTGTCCCGGAAGCCCAGCAGGAGAGCCAGAGCTAA
- a CDS encoding helix-turn-helix domain-containing protein, whose translation MDKRDRAVLFKNRLTEAMAQADVTRSQLARNAGVDRSTIGQLLNNEIPRLPNSQLLADLAASLGVSADWLLGLTNRPERPGDIIAAAMAMSPAERSSVDEQILNWHKEATGLKVRHVPATLPDILKTDRMLAWEYASFRGLDAEEVVGSIRGQLDWLRSRQSDYEIAIPLHEIQACAQGIGYYAHLEEDTRREQLQFVADTCRQMFPRLRLFLFDAHKVFSAPITIFGPNLAVIYVGQYYLAFREAERVSSLTDHFDWLVREATVDARDVADYVETFIQ comes from the coding sequence ATGGATAAGCGTGACAGGGCTGTTTTGTTCAAAAACCGTCTGACTGAAGCCATGGCGCAGGCAGATGTGACACGCAGCCAGCTGGCCCGAAATGCCGGCGTGGATCGCTCCACCATCGGCCAGTTGCTGAACAACGAAATCCCACGCCTGCCCAACAGCCAGTTGCTGGCAGACCTTGCGGCGTCCCTTGGTGTGAGTGCTGATTGGTTGCTGGGGTTGACCAACAGACCGGAGCGCCCCGGTGACATCATCGCGGCAGCCATGGCCATGAGCCCGGCAGAGCGCTCTTCTGTCGACGAGCAGATCCTCAACTGGCACAAGGAAGCAACCGGCCTGAAAGTGCGCCACGTGCCTGCCACTCTGCCGGATATCTTAAAAACAGACAGAATGCTGGCCTGGGAGTATGCCTCCTTTCGCGGACTGGATGCAGAAGAGGTGGTTGGGTCCATCCGTGGTCAGCTGGATTGGTTGCGCTCACGTCAGTCAGACTACGAGATCGCTATTCCGCTGCATGAGATACAGGCCTGCGCTCAGGGCATCGGCTACTATGCGCATCTGGAAGAAGATACTCGCCGCGAGCAACTGCAGTTTGTTGCGGACACTTGCCGTCAGATGTTTCCTCGCCTGCGCTTGTTTCTGTTTGATGCGCACAAAGTGTTCAGTGCGCCCATCACCATCTTCGGCCCCAATCTGGCGGTGATCTATGTGGGACAGTATTACCTCGCTTTCCGCGAAGCGGAGCGAGTCAGTTCCCTGACCGACCACTTTGATTGGCTTGTGCGCGAAGCCACCGTAGATGCCAGAGATGTGGCGGATTACGTGGAGACGTTCATACAGTAG
- a CDS encoding MATE family efflux transporter, with amino-acid sequence MSGRTLMMIVDRLCLAAYSEQTLTASGPAVFMGMSAISFFSGVTQIGRSVIAEAYARSGIEAAHKMGGRLFAVAILCVLGLILTLPLLMNISQLSGRPEEVVALENVYLSWAMLFGSIMILDGAASCYFGAIGNTRLIFKASIAGQLVSMPMTYLLVFGAYGFPELGMAGSAIGTVLGSLAVLIVYLRKTPRALRVAAWTETRALLSKSRRALNVLNLFKRGMPLGAHDSTDEIGNTAIIWAVAIVGTTALAANNFNVILNYIGIIPVIGIANGATILSSQAIGRNQYDRIPKIISASLFVAFSYVAIVTLILQSFDREITSLFSLGSYGQDIFELSVSVTSHIWYYAVAFAVSFIASGMLQSFHQNTFVFKTRILTMWFGSVPASYLIAYNWSIEEGALQLIWISLSTFELALGLLFTAKIFSCLRDRNIPGELWEAPLEQTETT; translated from the coding sequence ATGTCTGGCCGGACTCTGATGATGATTGTAGATCGACTGTGTCTCGCCGCCTATTCAGAACAGACGCTCACGGCTTCCGGCCCCGCTGTCTTCATGGGCATGTCCGCAATCTCCTTCTTCTCTGGCGTCACGCAGATTGGCCGCTCGGTTATTGCTGAAGCTTATGCACGCAGCGGGATTGAAGCGGCCCACAAAATGGGTGGCAGGCTGTTTGCCGTCGCCATCCTGTGCGTGCTGGGCCTCATCCTCACATTGCCGTTGCTGATGAACATCTCCCAGCTCAGCGGCAGACCAGAAGAAGTCGTTGCACTGGAAAATGTCTATCTCAGCTGGGCCATGCTGTTTGGCTCCATCATGATTTTAGACGGTGCAGCCAGTTGTTATTTCGGAGCAATCGGCAACACCCGCCTCATCTTCAAGGCCAGTATCGCAGGTCAGTTGGTCTCCATGCCCATGACCTATCTGCTGGTGTTTGGTGCCTACGGCTTCCCGGAGCTGGGCATGGCTGGCTCTGCCATTGGCACAGTGCTCGGCTCACTGGCGGTGCTGATTGTCTATCTTCGCAAAACCCCTCGCGCTCTGCGAGTTGCGGCATGGACTGAAACTCGGGCATTGCTCAGCAAATCTCGCCGTGCGCTGAATGTCCTCAACCTGTTCAAACGCGGTATGCCCCTTGGCGCACATGACAGCACAGACGAGATTGGCAACACCGCCATCATCTGGGCGGTTGCGATTGTGGGCACAACAGCGCTGGCGGCCAACAACTTCAACGTCATTCTCAACTACATCGGCATCATACCGGTGATCGGCATCGCCAACGGGGCAACGATCCTGTCCTCGCAGGCCATTGGCCGCAACCAGTATGATCGCATTCCCAAGATCATCAGCGCCTCACTGTTTGTCGCGTTCTCGTATGTGGCGATTGTTACGCTGATCCTGCAAAGCTTTGACCGGGAAATCACCTCGCTGTTCTCTCTTGGCAGTTACGGGCAGGATATCTTTGAGCTCTCCGTCTCGGTCACCTCGCACATCTGGTACTATGCAGTGGCGTTTGCAGTGTCTTTCATAGCCAGCGGCATGTTACAGAGCTTTCACCAGAACACGTTTGTCTTCAAAACCCGCATCCTCACCATGTGGTTCGGCAGCGTTCCGGCCTCCTACCTGATCGCGTACAATTGGAGCATCGAGGAAGGGGCGCTTCAGCTCATCTGGATCTCTCTGAGCACCTTTGAACTCGCCCTCGGCCTGCTGTTCACCGCCAAAATCTTCTCATGCCTGAGAGACCGCAACATCCCCGGAGAACTTTGGGAAGCACCGCTGGAGCAAACAGAAACCACCTAG